A single Corallococcus exiguus DNA region contains:
- a CDS encoding DUF4215 domain-containing protein, giving the protein MFCAALLLSLAACGDDTTPGSDAGTRPDASTGIQDAGSEMDAGADAGTEPEDDAGSDAGTLPDDDAGTDAGMDAGALDAGPEDAGTTDAGTDPVDAGSPVICGDGKKEGSEGCDDGNTTSGDGCSASCQVEPGWNCGAGGLRCHAASCGDGIIAAPEECEDGNRDNGDGCNATCRLEQGYACHVVGKQCTKTTCGDGKVEGTEQCDDGNHDLGDGCSPLCQREPRCVNGICDALCGDGILTAGEACDDGNLRDFDGCSSTCQIEEGFVCVLSEPLSTLRLPIVYRDFRGNDLPNGHVDFQNANGQETGIVQATLGPAGKPVYAKTGVFSATTHGQTNFDQWFRDATNVNLTVVSTLPLSRTSSPSTLTYLFEDTSFFPLDGKGWVAEGQETTRPDSTGAPHNYSFTSETRFWFVYTGQGQLVFTGDDDVWVFINGKLAIDLGGVHTSMTSTVDLAGRASALGLQPDGIYEVAVFQAERFTTGSSYKLQLSSFLPANQSRVCISACGNGRLDEGEECDDGSNQGGYGQCAPGCLLGIRCGDGVVQFNQGEQCDDGNTVSRDGCSATCMLEL; this is encoded by the coding sequence ATGTTTTGCGCCGCCCTCCTGCTCTCACTCGCGGCCTGTGGAGATGACACCACTCCGGGTTCCGACGCAGGGACCCGGCCCGATGCCTCGACCGGGATCCAGGACGCCGGCTCCGAGATGGACGCCGGGGCGGATGCGGGGACGGAGCCCGAAGACGACGCCGGCTCGGACGCCGGGACGCTGCCCGATGATGACGCGGGCACGGACGCGGGCATGGACGCAGGGGCGCTGGACGCGGGTCCTGAGGACGCGGGCACCACCGATGCCGGCACCGACCCTGTCGACGCGGGTTCCCCGGTCATCTGTGGTGACGGAAAGAAGGAGGGCAGCGAGGGATGTGACGACGGGAACACCACGAGCGGCGATGGCTGCAGCGCGAGCTGCCAGGTCGAGCCGGGGTGGAACTGCGGCGCCGGTGGCCTGAGGTGCCACGCCGCGAGCTGCGGCGACGGCATCATCGCGGCCCCGGAGGAATGCGAGGACGGCAACAGGGACAACGGCGATGGCTGTAACGCCACCTGCCGGCTGGAGCAAGGATACGCGTGCCACGTCGTGGGCAAGCAGTGCACGAAGACGACCTGCGGCGATGGCAAGGTGGAAGGCACCGAGCAGTGCGACGACGGCAACCACGACCTGGGCGATGGTTGCTCGCCGCTGTGTCAGCGGGAGCCCCGCTGCGTGAATGGGATTTGTGATGCCCTCTGTGGCGACGGCATCCTCACGGCCGGAGAGGCGTGCGACGACGGCAACCTGCGCGACTTCGACGGCTGCTCCTCGACCTGTCAAATCGAGGAGGGCTTCGTCTGCGTCCTTTCAGAGCCCTTGTCCACGTTGCGTCTCCCCATCGTCTACCGCGACTTTCGGGGGAATGACCTGCCCAATGGCCACGTCGACTTCCAGAACGCGAACGGGCAGGAGACAGGCATCGTCCAGGCCACCCTGGGCCCGGCCGGCAAGCCCGTCTATGCCAAGACAGGTGTGTTCTCCGCCACGACGCATGGGCAGACGAACTTCGACCAATGGTTTCGCGACGCGACCAACGTCAACCTGACCGTCGTTTCCACGCTGCCCCTATCGCGGACCTCTTCTCCCAGCACCCTCACCTATCTGTTCGAGGACACGTCCTTCTTCCCGCTCGACGGCAAGGGCTGGGTGGCCGAGGGGCAGGAGACGACGCGTCCGGACAGCACGGGAGCACCGCACAACTACAGCTTCACCAGCGAGACGCGTTTCTGGTTCGTGTACACGGGCCAGGGGCAACTCGTCTTCACGGGAGACGATGACGTCTGGGTCTTCATCAACGGGAAGCTCGCCATCGACCTGGGAGGAGTTCACACCAGCATGACCTCGACCGTGGACCTCGCGGGCCGGGCGTCCGCGTTGGGCCTCCAGCCAGACGGTATCTATGAGGTCGCCGTGTTCCAGGCGGAACGCTTCACCACGGGCTCGAGCTACAAGCTGCAACTCTCCTCGTTCCTGCCGGCCAACCAGTCCAGGGTGTGCATCTCCGCCTGCGGCAATGGCAGGCTGGACGAGGGCGAGGAGTGCGACGACGGCTCGAACCAGGGGGGCTACGGGCAATGCGCCCCGGGCTGCCTGCTCGGCATCCGCTGTGGCGACGGGGTCGTGCAATTCAACCAGGGCGAGCAATGCGACGACGGAAACACCGTCAGCCGCGACGGCTGCAGCGCCACCTGCATGCTGGAGCTATAG